agacaatCCGACCCCCTAATGTCAACCCCGCCAAACTCCGTGTCATCCGGATCTGAGATTaggaaactaagctaccttatTGTTATCTACCGTCATCAGTCGATAAGTGTAAGTCTCAACACGCGTTCGTGTGACTCATTATTATCCACGATATAATGATATTTTGTATGCAAACAGACATATACAAAGGCATATGGACAGGATTCGAGGATTGGGATCTCCCACTAGAAAGTGCACTTGGTTTGTATATTTGTGTAACCTTATTTCTAAAGCAAAAAAGCGTGAAAAGCAAAAGTTGTGGCAAGATCCAAAGCAGTATCTGCTATAAGCATTACTAGTCAAGAGCTTATAACGGCTATTGCTTGAACTCAGATCTGgggaggttacacaaatgtcacttaTATCAACAGTCAGTGCATATATTGCCTCGAACCCGCTTTTCATgaggacaaagcatattgaaTTGAAGTTGTCACTTTGTTAGAAAAGTATAtcgagaaatatctactagttttgtcaacaCACATGATCAACTAATATTCACTAAGTCACTTGAGTCTTTCTCACGAATTCAATTCAAGTGCAAGTGtatgatctatattctccagTGTAatgtaaatataataactaagtATTGTAATTATGTTGTATATCCTTAATAAATCCGTAACTTGGTATTTAATACATGATTTTCTCTTAATAAAAGGAATGTGGAAAACATAGAAAAAGGTGCCTAATGATATTAAAGAGTTACTTTGGTTAAATTTTAAggtaagtaaaacattttttgtTTGGAAACTTGTTTTGTTTGGCAAAGTGGAATAATTAATGGGAATATATACTTTTGGAAAAATTCTTATGTTAATTATACAATAATGTGgttatgttattaattttatttgctaattTCTCCCTAGACTATTGCACTGCACAATATAGTTTCCATAGCTTGCCTGATACTTCTTTACTTTATTTGCATCAAGTTGCACAAAAAATGGCATGGGCAATCATTGAAGTAGTTCACAGTATATAATTTACTATAGTCAACCTACAACAAGAAATGGTTTGTCGTTTAAATCCTATTGACAGGAATTGATTAATTACTAAACTAATGTAATTAATGTAGTTCATATTATGGATATCTTGGAATATACGGATATCTTGGACTATATGGAAATCTTGCAATTATTAGAATATCTTGGAATAAATGTTGCTTAAATATTAGGATATCTTTTGTATATGTTTCATTATCTTTGTATATGTTTCCTTATCTTTATCTATTTATGATGTATATAAATACATCTTGTATCATTATTCTTAATTACTGAAAACATAATCTTTTAATACCTCTCTTCACGGTATAAGAGCCTTAGGCCTACGCCACAAACCCTAACTCTATCCATGCCTAGTAGCAGTTGTCATCACTATCGTCATCTCCATTGACACTACCTACCCTTGAAGCTGACTTCATCGAACTATCTTTCATGGTGTCCACAGTGTACGACCCTCCTCACTGGTCATGATCTACTTGGCTTTATTGAAGGTTCTCACCCTTGTTCGGACTAACTACATACTGTCGACGGTACTCAGACTCCTAATCTTGCATATCAAGCTTGGATCCGTCAAGATCAACTCATACTGAATGTTATTATTGGATGTCTTTCTCCAACCTTAATTGCATTCATTGTTGTTGCGCGTACATCTTGTGATGCTTGTAACACTCTTGCTCTCAGTTATGGTACACACCCTTGTGGTCGTATTACAAAACTCAAAACACAACTTTGTAATCCAGTTAAAGAATCTCAATCTATCATTGAATTAATGCAGTTTATCAAATCCAAGTCTGATGAACTGACTCTCATGAATGCTCCTCTTGACATTGAAGATCTCACCATCAAAATTCTTCATGGTCTTGATGATGACTATAAGGAACTCGCATGTGTCATTCAACCCCGAGACACTGCAATCTCATATGAGGAACTCCATGAGAAGCTCCTCAATCATGAAGCTCATCTTGCTGCTTGTAAAGATACGCAAATCACTCTTCTGGCAACTACTCACCCTGTTTCTCAATCTGTTGCCTCTTCACGCAGACAACCTTATCCACCTATTGCGGCTCATCCACATAACAGTGCTCGTCCCATTGGTTTGTGGTCCTCTTGACCGTGGCAATAGCCACACTCTCCAACGTAGGGCGTTGAACAGCATGTCTCACGTCCCTATTTTGGATGTTGTCAGTTGCATACACTATGGCATCACCCTCTTCGTCTGATTGGATCATTGACTCTGGCACCACCCATCATATGAGTTCTGACCTCTCAAATCTCTCTCTACATGCTCCATATGTTGGTTCTGATGGTGTTGTTGTCAGAGATGGAGTTGGACTTCCCATTACTCACATAGGTTGTCTCTTACCACCCTCTACCGCTTCTTCTTTAAAGTTTCCCAAtgccctttgtgttccatcaATTAATAAGAACCTTTTGTCCGTCTCCCAACTCTGTAAAACTAATGATGTCATTACTTAAAGGTGGTGTTTATTCTTGGTCCGCATCCATTTCTTCTCCGCCACTAGTGTTTTCTTCTTCTGTCGTTTCTCTTCCTGTTTGACATAGTCATCTGGGTCACCACTCTACTTGAGTCTTACATCAATTAGATGTGTCTAAATCATTGTCTTGCTCTGCTTCTTTAGTTCGTCCTTCTTTTTTAATTCTTGTCAATGTAATAAGAGTCATAAATTACCTTTTCATGACTCATCACTCTCTTCGTAATTTCAGCATGATCTAATATTTTCTAATGTTTGAACTTCTCCGATTCTCTCATGTTATATTTGTTAATCAtcacaataaatatatttggttgtaTCACTTAAAATGCAAATAAGATGTCCTTTCTGTATTTTGATGTTTTAAATCTCTCACTGAGAAATGATTTAATCATCCTATCCTCACCTTATATACTGATAATGGTGGAGAGTTTCTTGCACTCAAAGAATTACTTAATTTGCATGGAATCTCTCACCTGACCACTCCTCTTCATACTCCTAAACACAATGATTCCTTTGAATACTATAATCACCATATTGTCGAAACTGGTCTTGCGCTTCTTTCCTACAAATCTTCCTTTGAGTGTCTCTTTGCCTGCATGTCAAATCTCTCCAAACTTCGCATTTTTTGTTGTCTCTACTATCACTGACTTCGTCCCTATGCTTCTCATAAACTTGCACACCGTTCTTCACCCTGTGTCTTCCTTAATTACTCTCTTACGCGGAGTGCCTATTTGTGCTATGAGTCCTCTTCTGGAAAATTTTTTGTCTCTCATCATGTTATTTGTTTGAGTCTGAGTTTCCTTTTGCTAGTGGTGGTTCTAGTGCAGGATTCTTTCCTGAAGCACTGCGTAGTATGCCTCTAGCGAATTCCCGTGTTGCTGATTCTTCACATATTTGCTCCTTTAACCCGTGTCTCGTACCACCGGTTTTTCACTTAAACCTACAACACATAAGTGGCTCTCAAGGATCCCCACTGCGTGCGACTATGTCTAAGGAGTTTAATGCTCTCCTTCATAATGGAACTTGCGATCTAGTCCCGTATGATACCTCTCTTAATGTCATTGGTTGTAAGTGGGTGTTTCGGCTTAAGCAAATTCTGATGGCTCTGCTGACCGCTACAAAGCTCatctagttgctaagggatttcaTCACGCCCATGTCTTGACTTCACGACACTTTCACCAGAGTAAAGCCCACTACCGTCGCCTTCGCTTGTCCATTGCTATTTCCAAAGGGTGGTCTCACCGCGATGGATGTGAATAATGCATTTCTTCAAGGTTAGTTGGATGACTGTGTTTATATGGCTCAACCGCCTGGGTTTGTTGACTCGATTTTTCATATTATGTTTGCAAATTGATCAAAACAATTTATGGTCTTAAGCATCCACGCATTTCGTACACCACTTCATCATTTTTTAATTAGTGTTGGTTTCATGGAGGTATCACTATGTATCTACTTGTCTATGTCGATGATCTAATTCTTACAAGGAATAATGCTAATGCCTTCAAGGATTCATTAATTCACCGGGTGTTCAGTTCTCTATCAAAGATCTGGGAACTTTATCTTATTTTTAGGTGTTGATGTTGTTTCCTCTCCAAGGGCCTTTTTCTCTCTCAAGAAATATCTGCTTTATATTCTTACCAAAACCTATATGGCTAAGTCGAAACTTGTTCAAATGCCTATAGCCACGCCCACATCTCTGCACCTCTCCGATGGCTCCCCTCCTGCGGACGCTATTTTATATCTCCAAACAGTTGGTAGTCTGCAATATCTCTCTTTACTCAACCCGATATTGCCTTTGCTTTTAATAAACTCTCTCAGTTTATATATGCTCTCTAATCTCTTCATGCGGTTGTTAATCTATCTTTGGTACACGAGACTCCTCCGGCATGACACTAATTTCCTAGAGCTCCAAAATGCAGGGTTCTATTGCTCGGTCATCTACTAAGGCTGAATATCTTGTCATTGCCTCTACTGCTGCAGAACTACAATGGATTCTATCTCTTCTTAATGAACTGGGTGTGGACACTGTGGCCTCTGCAGCCTCTATGTATTTCGATAACATTGGAGCTACGTATCTCGGTGTAAATCCAGTGTTTCATTCACGCATGAAGCACATTGCTTTGGAttatcattttgttcgtgaactgGTTCAGAGTGGTAAAGTTTGTGTCTTTCATGTCACGTCGTCTGACCAGTTAGTTGATGCGTTGACGAAACCAATTCCTAGTGCTCGAATTCATCTTCTTTGTTCCAAGATTGGTGTCTCTACGAGCCCATCATCTTGAGGGGGCCTTTATGGATATCTTGGAATATATGGATATCATGAAATTATTAGGACATCTTGGAATATATGATGCATAAATATTAGGATATCttttgtatatgcttccttatctTTGTATATGCTTTCTTATCTTTATCTCTTTATGATGTATATAAATACACCTTGTATCATTATTCTTAAttagtgaaaacatatttttttcaATACCTCTCTTCAATTCACAGTGCATGAACTACTGATGCATTTGATATTCAAATGGATTGGTAGGTGGCTTAAATTTAGTTGGTTTTCAAAGAATCCTTCTGAATTTGCTACATCAGCAAAATGATTTCTATAGTTTTTCAGGTTGTCATTTAATCTCTAAATATTAACATTGTTGAGAAATTTGAAGAGTACGTAAACTTTTCAGATTGAAATGAATTTTTATCATGAACATTATACagattcttttgttttttttttttgggtgctACTATAACTAGTCAATGTTGATTCAATTTAGCCCTCATAGCAATTGTCTTTTTTATTTCCAACAAATGTTCATTGTGGTCACTATTACTAGAAAGATTTTTGGTAAGTAATCTGAAATACTGAAAGATTATCTTGATGGAATTTAATATGAATCTCATGTCATGCATGTATTGGTTGCACAATGAGAGTAACtataaataaaaaaagatttGGGATGAGCAATTGATGAATTTAAGATTTTTGAATGAATACATAAAAGAAAACAATGTACCGAAGAGATTGTGGGCAACAAATCAACTCGACTTAATGTAAGTcaacataattaattttttattattttatattaattcttacttgtttgtttttatatttGTTAAACTAATACTAATATAAGCTATTGTAATATGAACAAGAACAGTATAAAGAGAGACAAAATATTGATAATGAGTCTACTCAGCCTTCACTTAACCTCAAATGATGGTGTGATGTGGTGGGCAACCCATGTAAGGGGAGGGTGTATGGATTTGGACACAATCAACACTCTAGAAGATCATACAATGGAAGTTTCAATAAAATGTTCTCCAATGAGAAGAGCAAAAAATTATTTCAGGAAATTGAAAACACATGCACTACTAGCAAGAGGATGGAAGAAGAATTGTCTCAAGAATAACTTAATGAGGAAGGTAGCGGAAGAGAAGAAAATCTAAAGGAAATGATTCGTAAAATGATCCAAGAGGTGAGATATACAAATCATTTATATCCAAGAGGATCTGGTCCCATGAGTATCGTGATAAGCGAAATaaagattaatttctttatttttgattAATGGTTAATATATTTAGATGATGTGAATacttatttatttcaatattaattgtatgagagatactctttgcattagaaattaattgttttacatattttcaatttgtttgaaaTGTGTGATTGTTTAAAGTATTATGTAGAtgagaaatataaaataatataaatttagtgataaatataaacataagatTATATACATTTCTATaaataaatgaatttaaaatagaATTGATAAATAGAATTATAAATGGCTTCATAAATAGATTAGAATGTATATTTGTTATGTAACTTGAGATAGACTAATGacggatttaaaataaaattagagatcAAATTTGTATTTGAAACTTTTCATTtagttaaataaaaacatattcATAAACAATTTTTCATATATCTGTTTAAGGGGATATATGAAAAAAGAATGTTGTTctcagttttatttttaattttaaaatcaaattagtttAAGGGCAAATAAAATTagcaaataatttatttttaatttttaattacaaataatAACTCCATTACATTTTAAGGGGAAATAATATAATCagcaaataatttaatttttaatttttaattaacaaataataACCCTATTGCATTTTAAGggcaaataaaataattattttaaaagaatattatgatttattttaaggataaatatgatatttgttgtatttgtattttcaaatctTTAGCAAATAAAACAGTAGTATTTGAgagttaaaatatttaattatatgtaagtgaaaatataatggaaaaattgtatgatttataaaaaaaattgttgagagttaaaatatttatttttaaattttttttaaaccaaaacaAATGAGTAGAAATTTCACAAAAGGCAAATAATAACGAAATTACActtgaaatttaattaaagaaagaaaatgaatGATTCGATGGAaacaactttaattaattaattaattaatactaaacacCTAATTGAGCTCGCTAATTGCTGCTGGATTTATCCTTCACTTAAAGTCCTGATTAAGCCCGTTTAGCATCAATATAATATCCTAATAATTCTCCGCTTGGCAGCAACTAACTCTGTTTAGTGAGTTTGCGATTTTCTCGCTTTGATTTCCTGTGGCTCTATTTAAACTCCTCCGATCCTTCCCTTCAATTTCCACTCCAACTCGATCGATCGAAATCTAACTAACATCTCCTCGATCTCCAGCTTCCACTACTTTCGCATTTCTAATATCACCAAACAGACAGACTCATCATCATGGCTGTCGCAGTTGTCAACAACGTTAACGATATGCTAATTTCCTCTTCCGCCGCCAGCACTAGCAGAGTCGAGGTTCGCTCCGTGTGGGCTCATAACCTCGACGAGGAGTTCGCCCTTATCCGCTCCGCCGTCCCGTTCCACCCCTTCGTCGCATTGGACACCGAGTATCCTGGCGTCGTCGTCGCTTCCAAAAATCCCTACTGCACCCTCACCCTCCCCCAGCGCTACGAATTGATCCGCGCCAACGTCGAGGCCCTCCGCATCGTCCAGGTCGGTCTCACCCTCTCCGACGCCGCCGGCAACCTGCCATGTGCCATCTACAGCGACGGCACTTGTGTGCGTTACGTGTGGGAATTTAATTTCCGCGACTTCGACATCAGCCGCGACCGTTACGCCCCTTCCTCCGTCGAGCTGCTCAAGGCTAATGGCATCGACTTCCAAAAGAATCAAATATGGGGCATCGACTCTTGCAGATTCGCCCAGCACTTGGCCACCTCCGGCTTGCTTTCCTTTGGCCATTTTTCTCCCGTCTCCTGGGTTACCTTCCAAGGCGCCTATGACTTCGCCTTCCTAGTCAAG
The genomic region above belongs to Zingiber officinale cultivar Zhangliang chromosome 11A, Zo_v1.1, whole genome shotgun sequence and contains:
- the LOC122031502 gene encoding probable CCR4-associated factor 1 homolog 11, whose protein sequence is MAVAVVNNVNDMLISSSAASTSRVEVRSVWAHNLDEEFALIRSAVPFHPFVALDTEYPGVVVASKNPYCTLTLPQRYELIRANVEALRIVQVGLTLSDAAGNLPCAIYSDGTCVRYVWEFNFRDFDISRDRYAPSSVELLKANGIDFQKNQIWGIDSCRFAQHLATSGLLSFGHFSPVSWVTFQGAYDFAFLVKMLTCDCKLPKTVREFLHLVHFFFGKRVFDVKHLSKHCPGLYGGLERVASTVRVERAVGSRHQSGSDSLLTWQVFYQIASRVNPQLIHRPEHMGTLFDLQLQ